The sequence TTCGAGCTTGCGCAACTCGCGCCAGTGATAGTGCACCCACACGACCACCGAAAGCAGCGTGGCAAGCCCGAGCAACACATACGCGAGTGTCTGAATCTCGACGGTGGTCGACTCGCTGCGACGCGCACTGACAACGATGCCATCCGGCAGAGGCAGGTAGTAATTCGTGGTGTCCACATCCAACACCAGCTTGCCATCGCGCAACTCGTGCCATTGGCGCTTGCCGACCAGTGGCTCGACCTCGTCGGTCGTCATCAACCTGAAGCCGTCGCTGCCGTGCTTGTTCAAATCCGCGAGCGCCGCGGCGCGTTCCGGGCCCGCGTGTCGTTGCAGGTAATCCTCGAGTACGAATGCATACGTACGGTCCGCGCCGCGCTCGGTTTGTGTGACGCGCTCATGGAACAGTTGCGAGAATGAGGTGTTGACGAATGTAATGGCGAGGCCGCCACCGATGACAACGATCAGGTACAGCCGGAATAGCGAGCGGAGCATTTATTCGTCCCATGCCGACGGGCTGAACAGATAGCCGCGGCCCCAGATTGTCTTGATCTTGTGCGGCTCAAGCGAGGCATCTTCGAAACGCCGTCGCAGCCTTGAGATCCCGGCGTCGACGGTACGGTCGAGACCGTCGAATTCGATGCCGCGCAACTGCTTGAGAATGTCGTCGCGGCTCAGCACGGTGCCGGCGGCGCGCGCGAGGATCAGCAGCAGGTTGTATTCGGCGGTTTTCAGCTCGACTGGCTGGCCGCGCCAACTCACCGCGCGATCTGGCGGTGCAATCACCAGTTCGCCGAAGGTCAGCGTATCGTCCTGTGTGGATGGTTCCACGCTTTCCGCCGGCTGCGCGCGCCGCAGCAAGGCACGAGCGCGCGCGACCAGCACGCGCGGCTCGATCGGCTTGATGACGTAGTCGTCGGCACCCGTTTCCAGTCCGGCGATCTGGTCGAACACGTCAACGCGCGCCGTCAGGATCAGCACGGGTACGCGCGAAAAACTGCGAATGCGGCGGCAGACCTCCATGCCGTCCATGTTCGGCAGCATCAGATCGAGAATCACCAGTGCCGGTTTATGTTCGCGCACGGCGGCCACGGCCGTGTCGCCGCGCCGCACGATCGTCACGCTGAATTCATAGCTGTTCAGATATTCCCCGATCAACTGCGCGAGGCGATCGTCGTCCTCGATCAGCAGCACGCTGGTTTTGAGGGGGGCTTCGTTCATGTCGGTCTCCACTATCAGGCGCCGATTCTATCCGCGCGCACGCGTGCCGGGTGCGCCGTGAACACTCGCGAACACTTGAACACAATTGCGCACACATTCCCCCAACTTCAGGACAGACGTGGCGAGGCGGCGTCCCTAGACTGCGGCTTCCACCTCAAATAAAAAGTCCTGATCGTGCGCAAACGCCTCTTTTATCTGTGTGTTCCGCTGTTTAGCCTGACCTGTTCGTCGATGGCCTACGCCGAGAATTTCTATATGTTTTCGCTGGCCGGTGGCGTAGCGCCGCGCTATCAGGGTAGCCGCGACTACCGCCCGTTTGTCGCTCCGCTGATCGCCGCGGAGTTCAGCAACGGCATCTTTCTGAGCCCGACAGACGGCCTCGGCTACAAGCACACCTTCGCCAATGGGCTTTTCGCATCGGCGGCGCTGAGCTACGACTTCGGCCGCACAGATAGCAATCGCGCCGATTTGCCGGGCTCCGACTACCTGAAGGGCATGGGCCGAATTCCCGGCTCGGTGATGGCGTCCGTGCAGGTCGGCGCGCATCTGTTCGGCCCGTCGACCATCAGCATTACGCTGGATCAACCGTTGACGCACACGAGCCGCGGCACGAGCGGGCATGTCGATCTGACCGTGCCGGTGCTGCAAACCGTTGACAACGACATCAGCATCACGGGCAGCGTGCATGCCGGTAGCGGCCGCTATACGCAGACCTTCTTCGGCGTCACCGATGCGCAGGCAGCCGCGAGCCGCTTTCAGCCGTATGCGTTGAAAGGCGGTATCGATAGCGCCAAGGTGTCGGCCGCCTGGACCTACAGTTTTTCGCCGCGTTGGTCGGTGCATACCGAAGGCGGCATGACGCGCCTGCTCGGCGCGTCGGCGAACAGTCCGATCGTGCAGTCGAAGAACAACTACTTCGCGGTCACGGCGCTGACATATCGCTATTGATGCGCGGGTCGATGCGCCGATTCATCGGTTATCCGAATCGACGCTTCGACGATTTGACGTCCCTTCAAGGAGCTCGCGATGTTTGCATGGCACACCCCTCTGTCCAATGCCTGGCAGGACAGCCTCGTATCGTCCGCGCGCGCGCAGGCGATTGGCGTCGACAGTTTGCTGCTAACCGGTGCAACCGGTTTTATCGGCGGCAATCTGTTTGTGACCCTGATCAACGCAGGCCTCATCGAGCGGATGGTGTGCCTGGTGCGCGGCGCCAGCGTGGCCGATGCGCTCGCGCGGCTGCGCGCGTCGGCGGTGCGCTGCGGGCTGCCGCATTTTCGCGCCCAGCGAATCACTGAAGCCAACGTCATGGTCGGCGAACTCGGCAGCGCGTTTTCGGAGATCGATCTGGCGCGGCTCGCCAAGGCATCGCATGTGATCAACTGCGCCGCGCTGGCGTCGTTTTCGACGCATCCCCAGGTACTCGACACGAACGTGGGCGACACCTTGCGCTTCGCATCGCGCTTTGTCGGCAGCAAAGCGTTGCGGCGTTTTCTGCACGTGAGCACGGCGATGGCGTGCGGCACGCAATGCGGCGCGAACGTGCAGGAATCTCCGTTCGGCTATGGCGAGACGCGCCACCTCGTGCCCTATACGCAAAGCAAACGCGAAGTTGAACGTCTGTTGCGCAGCACGTATCCGCACTTGCCGCTGGTCGTGGTGCGGCCGTCGATCGTGGTCGGCCATACGGTGCTCGGCACGCTGCCTTCGGCAAGCATCTTCTGGGTATTTCGCGTGGTGCACGGCGCGCGGCGCTTCACGGCGCGGGCGATGAACCGCCTCGACGTGGTGTCCGCCGACGACTGCGCGCGTGCGATCGCGCTGCTGGCAGTGAAGCCGTCACTGGCTTTCGATACGTATCACGTATCGGCGGGTGCCGAAGCGCCGACCATCGGTCAGATCATCAGCGCGATGGACGAAGCCACCGGCACCTCGGGCCGCCGCTATTCGATGTGCCGCGTGCGCGACTTCGCCAAAATCGCGCGCGAGGTGGTGGGCCGCGACCGTTGCGGCAGTGGCCGCCTGATCGAACACGCGTTGCGTTTGTACGCCGGCTTCGCCGAGCTGGACTATACGTTCGACAACCGCCGTCTGCGTGACGAGATCGGCTTCGAGCCGCTGCCCTTCACGGACTACGTGAGCGAATGCGTGCGGACCTCGCGCGGGGTGGGCATCGTCGAGCAGATGCGCTGGGACTTCAAATAGGCCTCCAGCCGGTTACATGGCGAGCGACTCGCGCGATAATCGCGCAACAGCCACCCGGATGACGATACGACTGACCGACCGGGCCGACTGATTTTCAGGCAGACGCAATGGACGAGAAAGACTGGATCGCCGGCGCCGCGAAGGCGCTGGCGATCATCGAGGCATTCGACGAAGAGCACGCGCGCATGACGCCGACCATGGTGGCGGCCCGCGCCGGGCTCTCGCGCACGGCGGCGCGGCGCTATCTGCTGACCCTGCGCGAACTCGGCTACGTGGATACCGACGGCAAGCTGTTCTGGCTCGCGCCGCGCGTCTTGCGGCTTGGTCAGTCGTATCTGGATTCAGCGCGCTTGCCGCGCACCGTGCAGCCATTTCTTCAGCGCATCACCGCAACCGTGCAGGAAACCGCGCTGGTCGCGATTCTCGACGAACACGACGTGGTCTACGTCGCGCGCAACGGCGTGAACCGGGCGATGGCGGTTGGGTTCGTGCTCGGTTCGCGAGCGAGCGCGCCGTTGTCGTCGGCGGGTTTGATCCTGCTGGCCTTTCAGGCGCCGGAAAGCATCGAACAGTGGCTCGCGTCCTATCCGATCAAGGTGTTCACGCCGCACACTTATTCGACCACCGCGCGCTTGCGTGAAGTGCTGAGCGAAATCCGCCGCGATGGTTATGTCGTCACCGATCAACAACTGGAACTGGGCATGCGCGGTGTCGCGGTGCCGTTGCGCGACCGGCATGGCTCGGTCGTGGCGGCGATCAGCGTGAGCATGCCGATCGGCCAGGAGTCGGCGAATGCCGCGCTGCACCGGGTGCTGCCGACCCTTCAGGAAACCGCCAGTTTGCTGCGAAATCTGGTCTAGAAGCGCGTCTAGGTAATCTCCCTGATACGGCATGCTTAATGAGTGAAAGCATATCGAAAGCAAGCTGTCTCGCGGAAAATACATATCGAGTTTTGCGCATGACAAACCGCCTACGCTGCGTAATACTCTCCCGCGGGGAGCGGTAAGGCGCCTTCAAGCCTTGTCTGCTTCACCGTTCAGCTATTTCATTCACATTGACTCAGTCGTCCAGGTTTGGGGAACAACACATGAAAAAATTCATCGTCTCGCTCGCAGCCGCATCGATCGCGCTGGTCTCCGTTCAAGCTTTCGCACAGGCATCGGACGCAGCAGCGCCGGCCGCTGCAGCTAGCACGCCGAAGAAGCACCACATCAAGAAGCTGAAGACGCACGGTAAGCGCGCTCCGGTTTCGGCAGCAGCTTCGGCAGCCGGCACGAACGACAAGGGCACGGCAAACTAAGCTTGCGCTTGGTTGCGTCGGGCGAACCCTGCCGGTTCTCTTGTGCGCGCCGCTAGTCGGCGAGTGCAGCGTAGTTCAGGTTTAAATCGCCAGCGAAAAGGCCAGAGCTTTTGCTCTGGCCTTTTTGTATTGCGCGACGGCTTTGGGCGGGGGTTTAGCCTGCGAGGCCGCGCTTGATGACCTCGTTCAGCAGTCCGGTCATGCCTTCCGGATGCGTGGCGGCCCGTTCTTTCAGTTCCGTGACCAGATCGCCGTTCAGCTTGCAGGCAAAGGCGACGAGGCCCTGCGCCTGGTCGAGCTTGCGCTGTTCGCGGCGATCGAGCTTCGGATCGGCGGCAGCAGGTTTGCCAAAGCGGTCGGCGGTCGAAAGTTTCATTGCACTGTTCAGCTTGAGCGCCTTGTTCTTCTCAAGGTCGGTTTTTTTCATCGCCATACGGAAGGCCTCTGCCAGATAAGTAATCCCGCATTGTACGCATCGCGCCGCGGGTCGAGCGAACGGCGGCGATTCCGCACTCAAGCGGCGGTGGAACAGTGCTCAGACCCCGCGGAGTCTGAGTCGCCAAACGGTGTTCAGGCGGGCCGTTCCGGCGCGCCTGCCACGCTGTCCATCAACGCCCGCATGCGTTGCCAGTGCGTGCCTTCCCAGAACACGCGCCGGCACACGTCGCAAGTGACGAACTGGTTATGTCGTTCCAGCACGCCATCGGGCGCCCGATTACCGACTTCATCTTTGGCGATACGCCGCAGCGGCGCGTTGCACATCAGACACAAGCGGAACGGCTGCGCGCTA comes from Burkholderia sp. GAS332 and encodes:
- a CDS encoding two component transcriptional regulator, winged helix family is translated as MNEAPLKTSVLLIEDDDRLAQLIGEYLNSYEFSVTIVRRGDTAVAAVREHKPALVILDLMLPNMDGMEVCRRIRSFSRVPVLILTARVDVFDQIAGLETGADDYVIKPIEPRVLVARARALLRRAQPAESVEPSTQDDTLTFGELVIAPPDRAVSWRGQPVELKTAEYNLLLILARAAGTVLSRDDILKQLRGIEFDGLDRTVDAGISRLRRRFEDASLEPHKIKTIWGRGYLFSPSAWDE
- a CDS encoding Outer membrane scaffolding protein for murein synthesis, MipA/OmpV family, whose protein sequence is MRKRLFYLCVPLFSLTCSSMAYAENFYMFSLAGGVAPRYQGSRDYRPFVAPLIAAEFSNGIFLSPTDGLGYKHTFANGLFASAALSYDFGRTDSNRADLPGSDYLKGMGRIPGSVMASVQVGAHLFGPSTISITLDQPLTHTSRGTSGHVDLTVPVLQTVDNDISITGSVHAGSGRYTQTFFGVTDAQAAASRFQPYALKGGIDSAKVSAAWTYSFSPRWSVHTEGGMTRLLGASANSPIVQSKNNYFAVTALTYRY
- a CDS encoding Thioester reductase domain-containing protein: MFAWHTPLSNAWQDSLVSSARAQAIGVDSLLLTGATGFIGGNLFVTLINAGLIERMVCLVRGASVADALARLRASAVRCGLPHFRAQRITEANVMVGELGSAFSEIDLARLAKASHVINCAALASFSTHPQVLDTNVGDTLRFASRFVGSKALRRFLHVSTAMACGTQCGANVQESPFGYGETRHLVPYTQSKREVERLLRSTYPHLPLVVVRPSIVVGHTVLGTLPSASIFWVFRVVHGARRFTARAMNRLDVVSADDCARAIALLAVKPSLAFDTYHVSAGAEAPTIGQIISAMDEATGTSGRRYSMCRVRDFAKIAREVVGRDRCGSGRLIEHALRLYAGFAELDYTFDNRRLRDEIGFEPLPFTDYVSECVRTSRGVGIVEQMRWDFK
- a CDS encoding transcriptional regulator, IclR family, whose translation is MDEKDWIAGAAKALAIIEAFDEEHARMTPTMVAARAGLSRTAARRYLLTLRELGYVDTDGKLFWLAPRVLRLGQSYLDSARLPRTVQPFLQRITATVQETALVAILDEHDVVYVARNGVNRAMAVGFVLGSRASAPLSSAGLILLAFQAPESIEQWLASYPIKVFTPHTYSTTARLREVLSEIRRDGYVVTDQQLELGMRGVAVPLRDRHGSVVAAISVSMPIGQESANAALHRVLPTLQETASLLRNLV